One Frankia alni ACN14a DNA window includes the following coding sequences:
- a CDS encoding sigma-70 family RNA polymerase sigma factor: protein MTDCTLADLAAGLAAVRRGPDAWLRSPAPLLPSDARIRVTLRRFWSAVAAVAVPLPAAGTPTETPPSVGEAGGAGGRAGGGAEAVRMGPAARRGRPAPEQLGAGSPTQGRGTAAPEGPTESERAALVARARQGDAEAFGLLYDHYAELVFRYALYRLGGDPVAAEDIVSETFLRALRTIGAFRWQGRDIGAWFVTIARNLLIDQARSARRRFEIPTADILAAADERATALAVPGPEESIVAVLTHRELLDAVRRLRPDQQECIALRFLEGLSVRETALAMGRNEGAVRALQLRALRALARSLPAAGPA, encoded by the coding sequence GTGACCGACTGCACGCTCGCCGACCTCGCCGCCGGCCTCGCCGCGGTGCGGCGCGGTCCGGACGCGTGGCTGCGGTCGCCGGCTCCCCTACTGCCCAGCGACGCGCGGATCCGCGTGACCCTGCGCCGGTTCTGGTCGGCAGTCGCGGCCGTGGCCGTCCCCCTGCCGGCAGCCGGGACGCCCACCGAGACACCGCCCTCGGTGGGCGAGGCAGGTGGGGCGGGCGGCAGGGCAGGCGGGGGTGCCGAGGCGGTCCGGATGGGCCCCGCGGCACGCCGCGGTCGGCCTGCCCCCGAACAGCTCGGGGCTGGCAGCCCGACCCAGGGCCGCGGCACGGCCGCCCCCGAGGGACCGACGGAGTCGGAGCGCGCCGCCCTCGTCGCGCGGGCCCGCCAGGGCGACGCCGAGGCCTTCGGCCTGCTCTACGACCACTACGCCGAGCTGGTGTTCCGGTACGCGCTGTACCGGCTGGGCGGCGACCCCGTCGCGGCCGAGGACATCGTCAGCGAGACGTTCCTGCGAGCACTGCGCACCATCGGCGCGTTCCGCTGGCAGGGCCGCGACATCGGGGCGTGGTTCGTCACCATCGCCCGCAACCTGCTGATCGACCAGGCCCGCTCGGCGCGGCGCCGGTTCGAGATCCCGACCGCCGACATCCTCGCCGCGGCGGACGAGCGGGCCACCGCGCTCGCCGTGCCCGGCCCGGAGGAGTCGATCGTCGCCGTGCTGACCCACCGCGAGCTGCTGGACGCGGTCCGCCGGCTGCGCCCGGACCAGCAGGAGTGCATCGCACTGCGGTTCCTGGAGGGCCTGTCGGTCCGGGAGACGGCACTCGCGATGGGCCGCAACGAAGGTGCCGTGCGGGCGCTGCAGCTGCGCGCCCTGCGCGCCCTCGCCCGCAGCCTGCCCGCGGCGGGGCCGGCCTGA
- a CDS encoding redox-sensing transcriptional repressor Rex, translated as MSQPRRRPAVIRRRARSEPHSGRSVVPEATVARLPLYLRVLTTLAEGGVHTVSSDTLAAAAGVTPAKVRKDLSHLGSYGTRGVGYEVDVLLDCIAAKLGLTEDRSVVLVGVGNLGHALAGYGGFHARGFRIVALVDADPERVGERVGSVIVRPVDELERVIVECTVTIGVICTPAAAAQQVCDRLVAAGVTSILNFAPTVLSVPEGVDVRKVDLAVELQILSFHEARKRPSAPREGPPGGPALAGTGAVASLDGTGADGASPDGAWPDRARQASQGFPAAETAADGRSAGETASGETTRVRTETDEVVRVTRQAGQTRPAQAVRQVGPVRESRLGQPAPHRVHTGEPSPPSRGTPPGAGAPFAGDRRWGLAGGRAQGLAGGGVS; from the coding sequence ATGAGCCAGCCCCGGCGTCGCCCAGCGGTGATCCGGCGACGAGCCCGCAGTGAACCGCATTCCGGCCGCTCCGTGGTGCCGGAGGCCACGGTCGCCCGGCTGCCCCTCTACCTCCGGGTACTGACCACGCTCGCGGAGGGTGGGGTGCACACTGTGTCTTCGGACACCCTGGCCGCCGCCGCCGGCGTCACCCCGGCGAAGGTCCGCAAGGACCTTTCCCACCTCGGTTCCTACGGGACGCGGGGCGTCGGTTACGAGGTCGACGTCCTGCTCGACTGCATCGCCGCGAAGCTCGGCCTCACCGAGGACCGCTCGGTGGTGCTCGTCGGCGTCGGCAACCTTGGTCACGCCCTGGCCGGCTACGGCGGGTTCCACGCCCGCGGCTTCCGTATCGTGGCTCTGGTCGACGCGGATCCGGAACGGGTCGGCGAACGGGTCGGTTCGGTGATCGTCCGGCCCGTGGACGAGCTGGAGCGGGTCATCGTCGAGTGCACGGTCACGATCGGCGTGATCTGCACTCCGGCCGCCGCGGCGCAACAGGTGTGTGACCGACTGGTCGCCGCGGGGGTCACGAGCATTCTCAACTTCGCCCCCACGGTGCTGTCGGTGCCGGAAGGGGTGGACGTGCGTAAGGTCGACCTCGCCGTGGAGCTTCAGATCCTTTCCTTCCATGAGGCACGGAAACGTCCGTCCGCGCCTCGCGAGGGACCGCCCGGTGGGCCGGCGCTCGCCGGCACCGGCGCTGTCGCGAGCCTCGACGGGACGGGCGCCGACGGGGCGTCGCCGGACGGCGCGTGGCCCGATCGAGCCCGTCAGGCATCGCAGGGGTTTCCCGCCGCCGAGACCGCGGCGGACGGGCGCTCGGCCGGGGAGACCGCCTCGGGCGAGACAACCAGGGTGAGGACCGAGACGGATGAGGTCGTGCGGGTGACTCGTCAAGCCGGACAGACACGGCCGGCGCAGGCGGTTCGTCAGGTCGGGCCGGTCCGGGAGAGCCGGCTCGGGCAGCCGGCACCGCACCGGGTCCATACCGGCGAGCCGTCCCCGCCGAGCCGCGGCACCCCGCCGGGCGCGGGCGCACCGTTCGCCGGCGACCGCCGGTGGGGTCTGGCCGGAGGACGCGCGCAGGGTCTGGCGGGGGGTGGGGTGTCGTGA
- a CDS encoding glutaredoxin family protein: MDDDGSGSAQPGGGSARITLLTRVGCHLCDTARDAVARVAEQERVGWREADVDADPRLADEYGDRVPVILVDGREHGYWRVEEERLRRALAGRRWSLRSGGGR; the protein is encoded by the coding sequence ATGGACGACGACGGGTCGGGATCGGCGCAGCCCGGCGGCGGGAGCGCTCGGATCACCCTGCTCACCCGGGTGGGCTGTCATCTGTGCGACACCGCGCGGGACGCGGTCGCGCGGGTGGCGGAGCAGGAGAGGGTCGGGTGGCGCGAAGCGGATGTCGACGCCGATCCGCGGCTGGCCGACGAGTACGGCGACCGGGTGCCGGTCATCCTGGTCGACGGTCGGGAACACGGTTACTGGCGGGTGGAGGAGGAGCGGCTGCGGCGGGCGCTGGCCGGACGCCGGTGGTCCCTGCGTTCCGGCGGGGGTCGCTGA